A genomic segment from Amycolatopsis camponoti encodes:
- a CDS encoding DUF6542 domain-containing protein: MTAIRDRQSDPDADDVPVPWDERPVVGSRRGLPWWAAVLVGLVLAVVGALIGKPSQSSIPVIFTVCYIAGAVIAVCAVRRRGLFGPMVMPPLVLAVTVPGVILLTSGSAGDDMLSKVLSIGTPLINGFPIMAITTGITLLIGFVRIFRERDPDAPKKGKAADRRRADEDDEKPSTRAAATSAGGRPRPPGSNRTGQTPLPSDARRARDGEPPRRPRPPAEGERRTPRTGAPAERDRGARKPPPAGRRTPPPADSDPRRRGDAPRRRPRPPSEDGRDTPPPRRPSGGRSTPPRRNRPWDDEER, from the coding sequence GTGACCGCGATTCGCGATCGCCAGAGCGATCCAGATGCCGACGACGTCCCCGTACCGTGGGACGAGCGTCCAGTCGTCGGTTCGAGGCGCGGACTGCCGTGGTGGGCGGCGGTCCTGGTCGGCCTCGTCCTGGCGGTCGTGGGCGCCCTCATCGGCAAGCCGAGCCAGTCCAGCATCCCGGTGATCTTCACGGTCTGCTACATCGCCGGGGCCGTCATCGCGGTCTGCGCGGTGCGGCGCCGAGGGCTGTTCGGGCCGATGGTGATGCCACCGCTCGTGCTGGCCGTGACCGTGCCCGGCGTGATCCTGCTGACCTCGGGGTCGGCGGGCGACGACATGCTGTCGAAGGTGCTGAGCATCGGCACCCCGCTGATCAACGGCTTCCCGATCATGGCGATCACGACCGGGATCACGCTGCTGATCGGGTTCGTCCGGATCTTCCGCGAACGCGACCCGGACGCCCCCAAGAAGGGCAAAGCGGCCGACCGCCGCCGAGCGGACGAAGACGACGAGAAGCCGTCGACGCGCGCCGCGGCGACGTCGGCCGGTGGCCGTCCGCGGCCGCCGGGGTCGAACCGGACCGGCCAGACACCGCTGCCCTCGGACGCCCGTCGCGCCCGGGACGGCGAACCGCCGCGTCGCCCGCGCCCGCCCGCGGAGGGCGAGCGCCGGACCCCGCGCACCGGCGCCCCGGCCGAACGCGACCGCGGCGCACGCAAGCCACCGCCGGCGGGCCGCCGCACACCGCCCCCCGCGGACAGCGATCCCCGCCGACGCGGCGACGCCCCCCGGCGACGTCCGCGCCCCCCGTCGGAAGACGGCCGCGACACGCCCCCGCCTCGCCGCCCTTCCGGCGGCCGGAGCACCCCACCGCGCCGAAACCGTCCCTGGGACGACGAAGAGCGCTGA
- a CDS encoding exonuclease SbcCD subunit D has translation MRFLHTSDWHVGRTFHGADLLAEQEAVLGHLADLVAGEAIDAVLVAGDIYDRAVPSAEAVRVATAAVARIRAAGAQLVVTPGNHDSAPRLGAFAEFAAAGGLHLRTTVGGLAEPVVLEDGHGPVAVYGMPYLEPEPARHALGVPDARGHTGVLSEAMRRIRADLETRPGTRSVVLAHAFVTGGAPTDSERTIAVGGVEQVPGSVFDGVDYVALGHLHGPQALAEHLRYSGSPLAYSFSEARQRKSVWLVDLDASGLGEVRRHELPVPRALATLRGPLEDLLADPAHDEFLEHFLSVTVTDPVRPVDAMRRLKQRFPHAVHLEWEPEGGYSGAPLRYSDAVRGRSDIEISRSFLDDCRGAAPTESEEQLLFKALEAADRGALAK, from the coding sequence GTGAGATTCCTGCACACCTCCGACTGGCACGTCGGCCGCACGTTCCACGGCGCCGATCTGCTCGCGGAACAGGAAGCGGTGCTCGGACACCTCGCCGACCTCGTGGCCGGCGAGGCGATCGACGCCGTCCTGGTGGCAGGCGACATCTACGACCGCGCGGTGCCGTCAGCGGAGGCCGTCCGGGTGGCCACCGCGGCGGTCGCGCGGATCCGCGCCGCCGGTGCGCAACTGGTGGTCACGCCGGGAAACCACGACTCCGCGCCGCGGCTCGGCGCGTTCGCCGAGTTCGCGGCGGCGGGCGGGCTGCACCTGCGGACCACCGTCGGCGGGCTGGCCGAGCCGGTGGTCCTGGAGGACGGCCACGGCCCGGTCGCCGTCTACGGAATGCCTTACCTGGAGCCGGAACCGGCGCGTCACGCGCTGGGCGTGCCGGACGCGCGCGGCCACACCGGCGTGCTCAGCGAGGCCATGCGGCGGATCCGCGCGGACCTCGAAACCCGGCCGGGGACGCGGTCGGTCGTGCTCGCGCACGCGTTCGTCACCGGTGGCGCGCCGACCGACTCCGAGCGCACGATCGCGGTCGGCGGCGTCGAGCAGGTGCCCGGCTCGGTCTTCGACGGCGTCGACTACGTGGCGCTCGGCCACCTCCACGGCCCGCAGGCGCTCGCCGAGCACCTGCGGTACTCCGGCAGTCCGCTGGCGTACTCGTTTTCCGAGGCGCGGCAACGCAAATCGGTCTGGCTGGTCGACCTGGACGCGAGCGGGCTCGGCGAGGTCCGCCGGCACGAACTGCCGGTGCCGAGGGCGCTGGCGACGCTCCGCGGTCCGCTCGAAGACCTGCTCGCGGACCCTGCGCACGACGAGTTCCTCGAGCACTTCCTGTCGGTCACGGTCACCGACCCGGTCCGCCCGGTGGACGCGATGCGGCGGCTGAAGCAGCGGTTCCCCCACGCCGTCCACCTGGAGTGGGAGCCCGAAGGCGGCTACAGCGGTGCCCCGCTGCGGTACTCCGACGCCGTGCGCGGCCGGTCGGACATCGAGATCTCGCGCAGCTTCCTCGACGACTGCCGTGGTGCCGCCCCGACCGAGAGCGAAGAGCAGCTCCTGTTCAAGGCCCTGGAAGCGGCCGACCGGGGGGCGCTCGCGAAATGA
- the glpX gene encoding class II fructose-bisphosphatase, with product MSTEPRRREAPDRNLAMELVRVTEAAAMAAGRWVGRGDKIGGDGAAVDAMRQLVSTVSMRGVVVIGEGEKDEAPMLFNGEEVGNGDGPDCDVAVDPVDGTTLMAKGMPNALAVLAVAERGAMFDPSAVFYMEKLAVGPEAAGKVELGAPIAENIRRVAKAKNSSVGDVTVCILDRPRHEQLIKEVRDAGARIRFISDGDVAGAIAAARPTTGVDMLVGIGGTPEGIIAACAMKCLGGELQGRLWPKDDAEREKAIAAGHDLDRVLLNDDLVRGDNVFFCATGVTDGDLLRGVHYREGGATTQSIVMRSKSGTVRMIDGYHRLTKLRAYSSVNFDGHLDAPDDDVVPPLP from the coding sequence ATGTCCACCGAGCCGCGACGCCGTGAAGCGCCCGACCGCAACCTGGCGATGGAGCTGGTCCGCGTGACCGAGGCCGCCGCGATGGCGGCCGGCCGCTGGGTCGGCCGCGGCGACAAGATCGGCGGGGACGGCGCGGCCGTCGACGCGATGCGCCAGCTCGTCTCGACGGTGTCGATGCGCGGGGTGGTGGTGATCGGCGAGGGCGAGAAGGACGAAGCGCCCATGCTGTTCAACGGCGAAGAGGTCGGCAACGGCGACGGGCCGGACTGCGACGTCGCGGTCGACCCGGTCGACGGCACGACGCTGATGGCGAAGGGCATGCCGAACGCCCTCGCGGTGCTCGCGGTCGCCGAGCGCGGCGCGATGTTCGACCCGTCCGCGGTGTTCTACATGGAGAAGCTGGCCGTCGGGCCGGAGGCGGCGGGCAAGGTCGAGCTGGGCGCGCCGATCGCCGAGAACATCCGGCGCGTCGCCAAGGCGAAGAACAGCAGCGTCGGCGACGTCACCGTGTGCATCCTCGACCGCCCGCGCCACGAGCAGCTCATCAAGGAGGTCCGCGACGCCGGCGCGCGGATCCGGTTCATCTCCGACGGCGACGTCGCGGGCGCGATCGCCGCGGCCCGCCCGACCACCGGCGTCGACATGCTGGTCGGCATCGGCGGCACCCCAGAAGGCATCATCGCGGCCTGCGCGATGAAATGCCTCGGCGGTGAGCTGCAGGGCCGCCTGTGGCCGAAGGACGACGCCGAGCGCGAGAAGGCCATCGCCGCCGGTCACGACCTCGACCGCGTGCTGCTGAACGACGACCTCGTGCGCGGCGACAACGTCTTCTTCTGCGCCACCGGCGTCACCGACGGCGACCTGCTGCGCGGGGTCCACTACCGCGAGGGCGGCGCGACGACGCAGTCCATCGTGATGCGGTCCAAGTCCGGGACCGTCAGAATGATCGACGGCTACCACCGGCTCACCAAGCTGCGGGCGTACTCCTCGGTCAACTTCGACGGCCACCTGGACGCGCCCGACGACGACGTCGTTCCCCCGCTGCCGTAG
- a CDS encoding S1 family peptidase: protein MTRRVLALLVLMFALVPATASAEPAIVGGAAADQPYPFAVSLHSSTGKLFCAGALIAPTWVVTAAHCAFDKAPAGISVRTGTNDVGQGGEVDQVADVVVNPAFNTQSPAGDIALLRLVTPVKAAPVALATSAAPGTATRILGWGQTCPKINCGQIPTTLQQLDTHIVEGAKCTSVFDGTAELCTDNPGGKAGACFGDSGGPEVVRDGDQWLLVGVTSRPGNNDPVCASAPSIYTSVVAYAPWIAEKTKA, encoded by the coding sequence GTGACCAGGCGCGTACTGGCCCTGCTGGTCCTGATGTTCGCCCTGGTCCCCGCCACCGCGTCGGCCGAACCGGCCATCGTCGGGGGCGCCGCCGCCGACCAGCCGTACCCGTTCGCGGTGTCGCTGCACTCGTCGACCGGCAAGCTGTTCTGCGCCGGGGCGCTGATCGCCCCCACGTGGGTGGTGACGGCCGCGCACTGCGCGTTCGACAAGGCCCCGGCCGGGATTTCCGTGCGGACGGGAACGAACGACGTGGGCCAGGGCGGTGAGGTCGACCAGGTCGCCGACGTCGTCGTGAACCCGGCCTTCAACACGCAGAGCCCGGCGGGCGACATCGCGCTGCTGCGGCTGGTCACCCCGGTCAAGGCGGCACCGGTCGCGCTGGCCACGTCGGCGGCACCGGGCACGGCCACCCGGATCCTCGGCTGGGGCCAGACCTGCCCGAAGATCAACTGCGGCCAGATCCCCACGACGCTGCAGCAGCTCGACACGCACATCGTCGAGGGAGCGAAGTGCACGTCGGTGTTCGACGGCACGGCCGAGCTGTGCACCGACAACCCCGGTGGCAAGGCCGGAGCGTGCTTCGGCGACTCGGGCGGCCCCGAGGTCGTCCGCGACGGCGACCAGTGGCTGCTCGTGGGCGTCACCAGCCGGCCGGGCAACAACGACCCGGTGTGCGCGTCGGCGCCGTCGATCTACACGTCGGTCGTCGCGTACGCGCCCTGGATCGCGGAGAAGACGAAAGCCTGA
- a CDS encoding class II fumarate hydratase: MADQEYRIEHDTMGEVRVPVDALYRAQTQRAVENFPISGRGLERAQIRALGLLKAAAARVNLKLGVLDADVANAIAEAADEVAEGAHDAHFPIDVFQTGSGTSSNMNANEVIATLATRALGKDVHPNDHVNASQSSNDTFPTTIHVAATEAVLKDVIPALEYLAGAIEVRAAEWTDVVKSGRTHLMDAVPITLGQEAGAWASQVRFGIERLKSGLPRLGELPIGGTAVGSGLNAPDGFGSSVATELATVTGLPLTEARDHFEAQATQDSVVETSGHLRTVAVSLNKIANDLRWLGSGPRTGLAELALPDLQPGSSIMPGKVNPVIPEATLQVVAQVIGNDAAVAFAGAAGNFQLNVNLPVIARNVLESARLLAAVSRLLADKVFDGVKANVDRARQYAEGSPSIVTPLNKYIGYEEAAAVAKQALKELKTIREVVIERGYVKDGKLTEEQLDEALDVLRMARGGK; the protein is encoded by the coding sequence ATGGCTGACCAGGAATACCGGATCGAACACGACACCATGGGCGAGGTCCGCGTGCCGGTCGACGCGCTCTACCGGGCGCAGACCCAGCGGGCCGTCGAGAACTTCCCCATCTCCGGCCGGGGCCTGGAGCGCGCCCAGATCCGCGCGCTCGGCCTGCTCAAGGCCGCTGCCGCGCGCGTGAACCTCAAGCTCGGCGTGCTCGACGCCGACGTCGCGAACGCCATCGCCGAAGCCGCCGACGAGGTCGCCGAAGGTGCCCACGACGCGCACTTCCCGATCGACGTCTTCCAGACCGGCTCGGGGACGTCGTCGAACATGAACGCCAACGAGGTGATCGCCACCCTCGCCACCCGGGCCCTCGGCAAGGACGTGCACCCGAACGACCACGTCAACGCCTCGCAGTCGTCGAACGACACCTTTCCCACGACCATCCACGTCGCCGCGACCGAAGCCGTCCTCAAGGACGTCATCCCGGCGCTTGAGTACCTCGCCGGCGCCATCGAGGTCCGCGCCGCGGAGTGGACCGATGTCGTGAAGTCCGGTCGCACGCACCTCATGGACGCCGTCCCGATCACCCTCGGCCAGGAAGCCGGCGCGTGGGCCTCGCAGGTCCGCTTCGGCATCGAACGGCTGAAGTCGGGCCTGCCGCGGCTGGGCGAGCTGCCGATCGGCGGCACGGCCGTCGGCTCGGGCCTCAACGCGCCGGACGGCTTCGGCTCGAGCGTGGCGACCGAGCTCGCCACCGTCACCGGCCTGCCGCTGACCGAGGCCCGCGACCACTTCGAGGCGCAGGCGACGCAGGACAGCGTCGTCGAGACGTCCGGGCACCTGCGCACCGTCGCCGTGTCGCTCAACAAGATCGCCAACGACCTGCGCTGGCTGGGTTCCGGCCCGCGCACCGGCCTGGCCGAGCTGGCGCTGCCGGACCTGCAGCCGGGCTCGTCGATCATGCCGGGCAAGGTCAACCCGGTCATCCCGGAGGCGACGCTGCAGGTGGTCGCGCAGGTGATCGGAAACGACGCGGCCGTCGCCTTCGCCGGAGCCGCGGGCAACTTCCAGCTGAACGTCAACCTGCCGGTGATCGCCCGCAACGTCCTCGAGTCGGCGCGCCTGCTCGCCGCCGTCTCGCGGCTGCTGGCGGACAAGGTGTTCGACGGCGTCAAGGCCAACGTCGACCGCGCCCGCCAGTACGCCGAGGGTTCGCCGTCGATCGTGACGCCGTTGAACAAGTACATCGGCTACGAAGAAGCGGCTGCGGTGGCGAAGCAGGCGTTGAAGGAGCTGAAGACGATCCGCGAAGTCGTCATCGAACGCGGGTACGTGAAGGACGGCAAGCTCACCGAAGAGCAGCTCGACGAAGCGCTCGACGTCCTCCGCATGGCCCGCGGCGGCAAGTGA
- a CDS encoding DNA recombination protein RmuC, whose product MATVLTTAAIVLAVLLLFAVAVLWRLYNDGMRRADAAARQVAAERAKSDQQQLALRRYEVAFASISGRGELGEQVLVETARALGLRENLHFTLQTDVGGGGSAKPDMVLRVGGDRTVPVDAKASMAIWAEAVETDDPAERIDALRAHVRQVRSRAAELAGKGYQRWADAIYGTIMFVPSDAAVVAALDTDPELLRWLIDRRVFLCGPTGFGVLASAALFAASDRTLEADVEQVRAGAAAAHRAAGGAVEALNLSSTHLQRFLSARRREVEALETFRATVAPLTDASGSPSAVPQVRKGDELAAS is encoded by the coding sequence GTGGCGACAGTGCTGACCACCGCGGCGATCGTGCTCGCGGTCCTGTTGCTGTTCGCCGTCGCGGTGCTGTGGCGGCTCTACAACGACGGGATGCGCCGGGCGGACGCGGCGGCCCGGCAGGTGGCGGCCGAGCGGGCGAAGTCGGACCAGCAGCAGCTGGCGCTGCGCCGCTACGAGGTCGCGTTCGCCTCGATCAGCGGACGTGGCGAACTGGGCGAGCAGGTGCTGGTCGAAACCGCGCGGGCGCTCGGGCTGCGCGAGAATCTGCACTTCACCCTGCAGACGGACGTGGGCGGCGGCGGCTCGGCGAAACCGGACATGGTGCTGCGGGTGGGCGGCGACCGCACGGTGCCGGTGGACGCGAAGGCGAGCATGGCGATCTGGGCCGAGGCGGTCGAGACCGACGACCCGGCCGAGCGGATCGACGCGTTGCGCGCGCACGTCCGTCAGGTCCGCTCCCGGGCGGCCGAGCTGGCGGGCAAGGGCTACCAGCGCTGGGCCGACGCGATCTACGGAACGATCATGTTCGTGCCGTCCGACGCCGCCGTGGTCGCGGCTTTGGACACCGACCCGGAGCTGCTGCGCTGGCTCATCGACCGGCGGGTGTTCCTGTGCGGGCCGACCGGGTTCGGGGTGCTGGCCTCGGCGGCGCTGTTCGCGGCGAGCGACCGGACGCTGGAGGCCGACGTCGAACAGGTGCGGGCCGGGGCGGCGGCCGCGCACCGGGCGGCGGGCGGCGCGGTGGAGGCGCTGAACCTGTCGAGCACGCACCTCCAGCGGTTCCTCTCGGCGCGACGGCGGGAGGTGGAAGCGCTGGAGACGTTCCGGGCGACCGTGGCACCGCTGACGGACGCTTCGGGCAGCCCGTCGGCGGTTCCGCAGGTGCGGAAGGGGGACGAACTGGCAGCCAGCTGA
- the xseA gene encoding exodeoxyribonuclease VII large subunit: MTETETSTAEKPWPVRTVARKIGDWIHRLGSVWVEGQVTQVNSRPNTQTAFLTLRDPSADVSMSVTCPNWLIREMEPPLREGASVVVHAKPSFFFGRGTISLRADQIRAVGIGELLARIERLKKLLTAEGLFSAQRKRPIPFLPQGVGLITGRASAAERDVLVNAQTRWPHVRFKVINTAVQGSQAVPQVMRALRILDADPEIDVIVIARGGGSVEDLLPFSDEALCRAVSAAGTPVVSAIGHEPDTPLLDYVADLRCSTPTDAGKRIVPDLREETERVRQMRDRGRRALHGWVDTQTRLLNQLRSRPSLADPLGPVQRRQDDVDVHRERARRAMLTLLAKDQAELASSRARLTALGPAATLARGYAVVQFLDAEGNLQVLRSVSEVEAGAQLRVRVADGAIGAVAEGEQG, encoded by the coding sequence GTGACCGAAACCGAAACGAGCACCGCCGAAAAGCCCTGGCCGGTCCGCACGGTCGCGCGCAAGATCGGCGACTGGATCCACCGGCTCGGCAGCGTCTGGGTCGAAGGCCAGGTCACGCAGGTCAACTCGCGGCCGAACACGCAGACCGCGTTCCTCACCTTGCGCGACCCGTCGGCGGACGTCTCGATGTCCGTGACCTGCCCCAACTGGCTGATCCGCGAGATGGAACCACCGCTGCGCGAAGGCGCCAGCGTGGTGGTGCACGCGAAGCCGTCGTTCTTCTTCGGCCGCGGCACGATCAGCCTGCGCGCCGACCAGATCCGCGCCGTCGGCATCGGTGAGCTGCTCGCCCGGATCGAACGCCTGAAGAAGCTGCTGACCGCCGAAGGGCTCTTCTCGGCGCAACGAAAGCGGCCGATCCCGTTCCTGCCGCAGGGCGTCGGGCTGATCACCGGCCGCGCGTCGGCGGCCGAACGCGACGTCCTGGTCAACGCCCAGACCCGGTGGCCGCACGTCCGGTTCAAGGTCATCAACACCGCGGTCCAGGGCTCGCAGGCCGTCCCGCAGGTCATGCGCGCGCTGCGCATCCTGGACGCCGACCCCGAGATCGACGTCATCGTCATCGCCCGCGGCGGCGGCAGCGTCGAGGACCTGCTGCCGTTCTCCGACGAGGCGTTGTGCCGCGCGGTGTCCGCGGCCGGGACGCCGGTGGTCAGCGCGATCGGGCACGAGCCCGACACGCCGCTGCTGGACTACGTCGCCGACCTGCGGTGTTCGACGCCGACCGACGCCGGCAAGCGCATCGTCCCGGACCTCCGCGAGGAGACCGAGCGCGTCCGGCAGATGCGCGACCGCGGCCGGCGCGCGCTGCACGGCTGGGTCGACACCCAGACGCGGCTGCTGAACCAGCTGCGCAGCCGCCCGTCGCTGGCCGACCCGCTGGGCCCGGTCCAGCGGCGCCAGGACGACGTCGACGTCCACCGTGAACGCGCGCGCCGCGCCATGCTGACGCTGCTCGCCAAGGACCAGGCCGAGCTGGCGAGCTCCCGGGCCCGGCTGACCGCGCTCGGCCCGGCCGCGACGCTGGCCCGCGGGTACGCGGTCGTGCAGTTCCTCGACGCCGAAGGCAACCTCCAGGTACTCCGCTCCGTCTCCGAAGTCGAGGCCGGTGCCCAGCTGCGCGTGCGCGTGGCCGATGGCGCGATCGGCGCGGTGGCGGAAGGAGAACAGGGGTGA
- a CDS encoding 4-hydroxy-3-methylbut-2-enyl diphosphate reductase produces the protein MSSASPGIEPAGTPTITGTASGKRVLLAKPRGYCAGVDRAVIAVEKALEVYGAPVYVRKEIVHNKHVVETLRDRGAIFVDETSEVPEGALVVFSAHGVSPMVHAEAADRNLRTIDATCPLVTKVHKEVNRFAKDDYDILLIGHEGHEEVEGTAGEAPDKVQLVDKAEDVDKVEVRDPSKVIWLSQTTLSVDETMERVDQLRERFPGLADPPSDDICYATTNRQVAVKAMAAECDLVLVVGSTNSSNSKRLVEVALKAGARASYLVDFAHEVDEAWLAGVTTVGVTSGASVPDELVMELLAWLAERGYGDVDEVTTANEKITFAPPKELRKV, from the coding sequence ATGAGTTCAGCGAGTCCCGGAATCGAGCCCGCGGGTACCCCGACGATCACCGGCACCGCTTCCGGCAAGAGGGTGCTGCTCGCCAAACCCCGTGGTTACTGCGCCGGCGTCGACCGCGCGGTGATCGCCGTCGAGAAGGCCCTCGAGGTCTACGGCGCCCCGGTGTACGTCCGCAAGGAGATCGTCCACAACAAGCACGTGGTCGAGACGCTGCGCGACCGCGGCGCGATCTTCGTCGACGAGACGTCCGAGGTGCCCGAGGGCGCGCTGGTGGTGTTTTCGGCCCACGGCGTGTCGCCGATGGTCCACGCGGAGGCGGCGGACCGGAACCTGCGCACGATCGACGCGACCTGCCCCCTGGTGACGAAGGTGCACAAGGAGGTCAACAGGTTCGCCAAGGACGACTACGACATCCTGCTGATCGGCCACGAGGGCCACGAAGAGGTCGAGGGTACGGCCGGCGAGGCGCCGGACAAGGTCCAGCTGGTCGACAAGGCGGAGGACGTCGACAAGGTCGAGGTCCGCGACCCGTCGAAGGTGATCTGGCTCTCCCAGACGACGCTGTCGGTCGACGAGACGATGGAGCGCGTCGACCAGCTCCGCGAGCGTTTCCCGGGCTTGGCGGACCCGCCGAGCGACGACATCTGCTACGCGACGACGAACCGCCAGGTCGCGGTCAAGGCGATGGCCGCGGAGTGCGACCTGGTCCTGGTGGTCGGGTCGACGAACTCGTCCAACTCGAAGCGCCTGGTCGAGGTGGCCCTGAAGGCCGGGGCGCGCGCGTCGTACCTGGTCGACTTCGCGCACGAGGTCGACGAGGCGTGGCTGGCCGGGGTGACGACGGTCGGGGTCACCTCCGGGGCGTCGGTGCCGGACGAGCTGGTGATGGAGCTGCTGGCGTGGCTGGCCGAGCGCGGTTACGGCGACGTCGACGAGGTGACCACGGCGAACGAGAAGATCACCTTCGCGCCGCCGAAGGAGCTTCGGAAGGTCTGA
- a CDS encoding exodeoxyribonuclease VII small subunit encodes MSEAASEELGYEQARDRLVEVVRELEAGGLSLEQSLALWEKGEKLAKVCERHLEGARERIEAALASVEDETGDGQ; translated from the coding sequence GTGAGTGAAGCAGCCAGCGAGGAACTCGGCTACGAGCAGGCCCGTGACCGCCTCGTCGAGGTCGTCCGGGAGCTCGAGGCCGGTGGCCTGTCCCTCGAGCAGTCGCTCGCGTTGTGGGAGAAGGGCGAGAAGCTCGCGAAGGTCTGTGAGCGCCATCTCGAAGGCGCGCGCGAACGCATCGAGGCTGCTCTGGCGTCCGTCGAAGACGAAACCGGCGACGGTCAGTGA
- a CDS encoding NAD(P)/FAD-dependent oxidoreductase: protein MTDVSGDSYDLVIIGAGPTGLFAAYYAGFRGLSMAVVDSLPEPGGQVTAMYPEKMIYDVGGFAEVRGRDLIDGLVKQAAPFKPKYLLGRKAEKLESTETGVELTLDGGETLKARAVLVTAGIGEFTPRPLPAGDGWLGRGMVHFVPSLQVHAGQHVVVVGGGDSAFDWILALHPVAASVTLVHRRAKFRAAESIVRQARELGTRIITDAEVTRFVENESGALEAVDLSIKGAGDERLPANAVVAALGFTADLGPIESWGLEIDHRAIAVDSTMATARERVYAAGDVAAYPGKVKLIATGFGEAATAVNNIAVALDPDAHLFPGHSSNAE, encoded by the coding sequence ATGACTGACGTTTCTGGGGACTCCTACGACCTCGTGATCATCGGCGCGGGCCCGACCGGCCTCTTCGCCGCCTACTACGCCGGGTTCCGCGGCCTTTCGATGGCGGTGGTCGACTCGCTGCCCGAGCCCGGCGGCCAGGTGACGGCGATGTACCCCGAGAAGATGATCTACGACGTCGGCGGGTTCGCCGAGGTCCGCGGCCGCGACCTCATCGACGGCCTGGTGAAGCAGGCCGCGCCGTTCAAGCCGAAGTACCTGCTGGGGCGCAAGGCCGAAAAGCTGGAGTCGACGGAAACCGGGGTCGAGCTGACCCTCGACGGCGGCGAAACCCTCAAGGCCCGCGCGGTGCTCGTCACCGCGGGCATCGGCGAGTTCACCCCGCGCCCGCTGCCGGCCGGCGACGGCTGGCTCGGCCGCGGCATGGTCCACTTCGTGCCGTCGCTGCAGGTGCACGCCGGGCAGCACGTCGTGGTCGTCGGCGGGGGCGACTCCGCCTTCGACTGGATCCTCGCCCTGCACCCGGTCGCGGCGAGCGTGACGCTCGTCCACCGCCGCGCCAAGTTCCGGGCCGCCGAGTCGATCGTCCGGCAGGCGCGCGAGCTCGGTACCCGGATCATCACCGACGCCGAGGTCACGCGGTTCGTCGAAAACGAGAGCGGTGCGCTCGAAGCCGTCGACCTCTCGATCAAGGGCGCCGGTGACGAACGGCTGCCGGCCAACGCCGTCGTCGCGGCCCTCGGGTTCACCGCCGACCTCGGCCCGATCGAGAGCTGGGGCCTGGAGATCGACCACCGGGCCATCGCGGTCGACTCGACGATGGCCACCGCGCGCGAACGCGTCTACGCCGCCGGCGACGTCGCCGCGTACCCGGGGAAGGTCAAGCTGATCGCGACCGGCTTCGGCGAGGCCGCGACGGCCGTCAACAACATCGCCGTCGCCCTCGACCCGGACGCCCACCTGTTCCCAGGCCACTCGAGCAACGCCGAGTAA
- a CDS encoding lipid droplet-associated protein, which translates to MKPFPLPLRVAAGLAVSTAERVRELPRQLAGLPVTVVSQVLQASMRVQQHVTELAIKGDNALSSLRPVEDAPSWATFDEDLDVAPRPNLTPVADVPEPRSEINGHIPSAAELEAELGDPWAEEERALAEDHADGENDAPEAENKPQPGTPKIDKKAKSDIPRTSAGGYDGPAGLTGYDQLTLPQLRARLRQLSIPQLETILEYERAHADRSSFTGMLSRRIANARKTEQAKDSGEENDAEGQ; encoded by the coding sequence ATGAAGCCATTCCCGCTCCCCCTCCGGGTCGCCGCGGGCCTCGCCGTCAGCACCGCCGAGCGGGTTCGCGAGCTTCCCCGGCAGCTCGCCGGGCTTCCGGTGACCGTCGTCAGCCAGGTGCTGCAGGCCTCCATGCGCGTCCAGCAGCACGTCACCGAGCTGGCGATCAAGGGCGACAACGCCCTGTCCAGCCTGCGGCCCGTCGAAGACGCCCCGAGCTGGGCGACCTTCGACGAAGACCTCGACGTCGCGCCGCGGCCGAACCTCACGCCGGTCGCCGACGTGCCCGAGCCCCGTTCGGAAATCAACGGTCACATTCCGTCAGCGGCCGAACTCGAAGCGGAACTGGGCGACCCCTGGGCCGAGGAGGAGCGCGCGCTCGCCGAGGACCACGCCGACGGCGAGAACGACGCACCGGAAGCCGAGAACAAGCCGCAGCCCGGCACGCCCAAGATCGACAAGAAGGCCAAGAGCGACATCCCCCGGACCAGCGCCGGCGGGTACGACGGCCCGGCCGGGCTCACCGGCTACGACCAGCTCACGCTCCCGCAGCTGCGGGCCCGCCTGCGCCAGCTGTCGATCCCCCAGCTCGAGACGATCCTCGAGTACGAGCGCGCGCACGCCGACCGCTCGTCCTTCACCGGGATGCTGTCCCGCCGGATCGCCAACGCGCGCAAGACCGAGCAGGCCAAGGACAGCGGCGAAGAAAACGACGCGGAAGGCCAGTGA